From Methylobacterium radiodurans, a single genomic window includes:
- a CDS encoding ABC transporter substrate-binding protein codes for MIDDTTGRFGPSRRRLLRGGLGGAAALALGAPAVLAAPREVKISMQRSSVLFTVLKVKGTLVERLAPLGFAPSWHLFTSVIEPMNAGAVDIHADVADAVPIFTQSAKAPLTFYARERGAPAAEAIIVPADSPIRTVADLRGRTVGVSRGSGSHYVLAAALKRAGLTFADIKPAYLQAPEGAVAFDQGSLDAWSIWDPFLAFAEAKRPVRVIADGSGLTSYHRYYLVNDGFVAAQPDVVATVYRALVEAGAWMKANPEEAVALLAPIWGDLPPAVVAAANSRRTYAVEPVERGQLGEQQAIADVFHEAKLIPRRIDATDVKIFQPPTGRG; via the coding sequence ATGATCGACGACACGACGGGCCGGTTCGGCCCCTCCCGCCGCAGGCTCCTGCGCGGCGGCCTCGGCGGGGCGGCCGCCCTGGCGCTCGGCGCTCCGGCCGTGCTCGCGGCGCCTCGCGAGGTCAAGATCAGCATGCAGCGCTCGTCGGTGCTGTTCACCGTGCTCAAGGTGAAGGGCACGCTGGTCGAGCGGCTGGCGCCGCTGGGCTTCGCGCCGAGCTGGCACCTGTTCACCAGCGTCATCGAGCCGATGAATGCCGGGGCTGTCGACATCCACGCCGACGTCGCCGACGCGGTGCCGATCTTCACCCAGTCCGCCAAGGCGCCCCTGACCTTCTACGCCCGCGAGCGCGGCGCCCCCGCGGCCGAGGCGATCATCGTGCCGGCGGATTCCCCGATCCGCACCGTCGCCGACCTCAGGGGCAGGACGGTCGGCGTCTCACGGGGATCGGGGAGCCACTACGTGCTCGCCGCTGCACTCAAGCGTGCGGGGCTGACCTTCGCGGACATCAAGCCGGCCTATCTCCAGGCACCGGAAGGCGCCGTGGCCTTCGATCAGGGCAGCCTGGATGCCTGGTCGATCTGGGATCCGTTCCTGGCCTTCGCGGAGGCCAAGCGTCCGGTCCGGGTCATCGCCGACGGCAGCGGGCTGACGAGCTATCACCGCTACTACCTCGTCAACGACGGCTTCGTCGCCGCCCAGCCGGATGTCGTGGCGACCGTGTACCGCGCCCTGGTCGAGGCCGGTGCCTGGATGAAGGCGAACCCGGAGGAGGCCGTCGCGCTCCTGGCCCCGATCTGGGGCGACCTGCCCCCGGCCGTCGTCGCCGCCGCCAACAGCCGCCGGACCTACGCGGTGGAGCCGGTGGAGCGCGGCCAGCTCGGCGAGCAGCAGGCCATCGCCGACGTCTTCCACGAGGCGAAGCTCATCCCCCGCCGGATAGACGCCACCGACGTCAAGATCTTCCAGCCGCCGACGGGCCGGGGCTGA
- a CDS encoding YeeE/YedE family protein: MDAYLPALGGGLLIGLSAAMLLLLNGRIAGISGLVAGLARPGERRLADLAFLLGLVLGPPLFAAMAGHWPAMRIEASWPVLAVAGLLVGFGTRLGSGCTSGHGVCGLARLSPRSLVAVLVFLGTGILTVALVRVVS, encoded by the coding sequence ATGGACGCTTACCTTCCGGCCCTCGGAGGCGGTCTGTTGATCGGCCTCTCCGCCGCGATGCTCCTCCTCCTCAACGGCCGCATCGCCGGCATCAGCGGGCTCGTGGCGGGGCTGGCCCGGCCGGGGGAGCGCCGGCTCGCCGATCTCGCCTTCCTGCTCGGCCTCGTCCTCGGGCCGCCGCTCTTCGCGGCCATGGCGGGGCACTGGCCCGCGATGCGGATCGAGGCGTCCTGGCCGGTCCTCGCCGTCGCCGGGCTGCTGGTCGGCTTCGGCACCCGGCTCGGCTCCGGCTGCACCTCCGGCCACGGCGTGTGCGGGCTCGCCCGCCTGTCGCCGCGCTCGCTCGTGGCGGTGCTGGTCTTCCTCGGCACCGGGATCCTGACGGTGGCCCTCGTGCGGGTGGTGTCGTGA
- a CDS encoding LLM class flavin-dependent oxidoreductase, with protein MSGRHLHLNVNLLHAGVYPSAWRLPQSRPDAFLDIDHFVRVARIAERGKLDAIFLADTPAITDRIDYRPFNALEPTVVLAAVAAATSHVGLVATASTTYNEPYNLARRFASLDLVSRGRAGWNVVTTADAAAGRNFGFVGASEHGARYARAREFTDLVHALWDSWEDDAFVGDKASGRFVDTAKVRPVDHRGVHYTVAGPLTVPRSAQGRPVTFQAGGSEDGRELAAATADAVFSLAQTREDGAAYARDLRARAARYGRGPDALVVLPGLATVLGSTEAEARRRQDELWDLVPEPYSLARLAGTLRIDPTRLDLDKPLPDPLPLPPDANHTMFLGTLALARRDGLTVRQLLRALGGGVGHRIVVGTPEAVADDIEAWFRAGAADGFNLMPDVLPEGLETFVDAVVPILQRRGLFRRDYAGATLRDHLGLARPASRHAATGHAISA; from the coding sequence ATGAGCGGCCGCCACCTGCACCTCAACGTCAACCTGCTGCATGCGGGGGTCTACCCGTCCGCGTGGCGGCTGCCGCAGAGCCGGCCGGACGCCTTCCTGGACATCGACCACTTCGTGCGCGTCGCCCGCATCGCCGAGCGCGGCAAGCTCGACGCGATCTTCCTTGCCGACACACCGGCCATCACCGACAGGATCGACTACCGGCCCTTCAACGCCCTCGAACCGACCGTGGTGCTGGCGGCCGTCGCGGCGGCGACGAGCCATGTCGGGCTCGTAGCCACCGCCTCGACAACCTACAACGAGCCCTACAATCTCGCCCGCCGCTTCGCGAGCCTCGACCTTGTGAGCCGTGGCCGGGCCGGCTGGAACGTGGTGACGACGGCCGACGCCGCCGCCGGCCGCAACTTCGGTTTCGTGGGCGCCTCGGAGCATGGCGCCCGCTACGCCCGGGCCCGGGAATTCACCGATCTCGTCCATGCCCTGTGGGACAGCTGGGAGGACGATGCGTTCGTCGGCGACAAGGCGAGCGGCCGGTTCGTGGACACGGCCAAGGTCCGCCCGGTCGACCATCGCGGAGTGCACTACACCGTCGCGGGACCGCTGACCGTGCCGCGGAGCGCGCAGGGGCGCCCGGTCACCTTCCAGGCCGGCGGCTCGGAGGACGGGCGCGAGCTCGCCGCCGCCACCGCCGACGCGGTGTTCTCCCTGGCGCAGACCCGCGAGGACGGCGCGGCCTACGCCCGGGACCTGCGGGCGCGGGCGGCGCGCTACGGGCGCGGCCCGGACGCGCTGGTCGTCCTGCCGGGCCTCGCCACGGTGCTCGGCTCCACCGAGGCCGAGGCGCGCCGCCGCCAGGACGAACTCTGGGATCTCGTGCCGGAGCCCTACAGCCTCGCCCGGCTCGCCGGCACGCTGCGGATCGACCCCACCCGGCTCGACCTCGACAAGCCGCTGCCCGACCCGCTGCCCCTGCCGCCGGACGCCAACCACACGATGTTCCTCGGCACGCTCGCCCTCGCGCGGCGGGACGGGCTGACCGTGCGCCAGCTCCTGCGGGCGCTCGGCGGCGGGGTCGGCCACCGCATCGTCGTCGGCACGCCGGAGGCCGTTGCCGACGACATCGAGGCATGGTTCCGGGCCGGCGCCGCGGACGGCTTCAACCTGATGCCGGACGTGCTGCCGGAGGGCCTTGAGACCTTCGTGGACGCGGTCGTGCCGATCCTTCAGCGCCGCGGCCTGTTCCGGCGCGATTATGCCGGGGCGACCCTGCGCGATCATCTGGGTCTCGCGCGGCCCGCGAGCCGCCACGCCGCCACAGGGCACGCGATCTCCGCCTGA
- a CDS encoding YeeE/YedE family protein: protein MSGGARAAAALAAGLLFGLGLALSGMLDPARVRGFLDVGGAWDPSLVFVLGGAVSVSALGYALSRRLARPALARTFDLPTSRRIDLPLVLGAALFGIGWGLSGFCPGPAVAALSTGAAPVLVFVAAMLVGMAAHELRARGNRQTAAARS from the coding sequence GTGAGCGGCGGAGCGCGGGCTGCCGCGGCGCTTGCCGCCGGGCTGCTCTTCGGGCTCGGCCTCGCCCTGTCGGGGATGCTCGATCCGGCCCGCGTGCGCGGCTTCCTCGATGTCGGGGGGGCCTGGGATCCGAGCTTGGTCTTCGTCCTCGGCGGGGCGGTGAGCGTGTCCGCGCTCGGCTACGCCCTCTCCCGCCGCCTGGCGCGCCCGGCCCTCGCCAGGACCTTCGACCTGCCGACCTCCCGGCGGATCGACCTGCCCCTCGTGCTCGGTGCGGCCCTGTTCGGGATCGGCTGGGGCCTCTCGGGCTTCTGCCCCGGCCCGGCCGTGGCCGCGCTCTCGACCGGCGCGGCACCGGTCCTGGTCTTCGTGGCGGCGATGCTCGTCGGCATGGCGGCGCACGAACTTCGGGCGCGAGGAAACCGACAGACGGCGGCGGCAAGGTCGTGA
- a CDS encoding LLM class flavin-dependent oxidoreductase, with product MASAPRFGIWAAVHGSRASHHDPDEPDDASWERNRALVLEAEALGFDSVLVAQHTMNPYDQSRDQLEAWTGAAALAALTRRIEIIAAIKPGLYHPVVLAKMALQIEHISGGRFALNLVNAWNRAEFERAGLPFPAHDDRYAYGREWIGLVDRLMRGERVTFEGEHFRVADYQLRPAGTFRPRPTIYLGGESEPARALAADHADVWFINGQSLAEVAALIADVARRPAANGPLRYGLSAFVIARETDAEAEAEHARLLALAQRDAGLRADTRARTDAASVMFAKTDAAASRHVGTNGGTAAGLVGSYETVAERIRAFHAAGIALFMLQFQPFEAEMRRFAEQVIPRIR from the coding sequence GTGGCGAGCGCTCCCCGCTTCGGCATCTGGGCCGCCGTCCACGGCTCCCGCGCCTCCCACCACGATCCCGATGAGCCGGACGACGCCAGCTGGGAGCGCAACCGCGCCCTGGTGCTTGAGGCCGAGGCGCTCGGCTTCGACTCCGTGCTGGTCGCCCAGCACACGATGAACCCCTACGACCAGAGCCGCGACCAACTCGAAGCCTGGACGGGCGCGGCAGCCCTCGCGGCCCTGACCCGGCGGATCGAGATCATCGCGGCGATCAAGCCGGGGCTCTACCACCCGGTGGTGCTCGCCAAGATGGCGCTGCAGATCGAGCATATCAGCGGCGGTCGCTTCGCCCTGAACCTCGTGAATGCCTGGAACCGGGCCGAGTTCGAGCGGGCCGGCCTGCCCTTCCCGGCCCATGACGACCGCTACGCCTACGGCCGCGAATGGATCGGCCTCGTCGACCGGCTGATGCGCGGCGAGCGGGTGACCTTCGAGGGCGAGCACTTCCGGGTCGCGGATTACCAGCTCCGTCCCGCCGGCACGTTCCGGCCGCGACCGACCATCTATCTCGGCGGCGAATCCGAGCCGGCCCGGGCGCTCGCCGCGGATCACGCCGACGTCTGGTTCATCAACGGCCAATCTCTGGCGGAGGTCGCCGCCCTGATCGCCGACGTCGCCCGGCGTCCGGCGGCAAACGGGCCGCTGCGCTACGGCCTCTCGGCTTTCGTGATCGCCCGCGAGACCGATGCGGAGGCAGAAGCCGAGCACGCCCGGCTCCTCGCCCTCGCCCAGCGGGATGCAGGCTTACGGGCCGACACCCGCGCCCGCACCGACGCGGCGAGCGTGATGTTCGCCAAGACCGATGCGGCGGCCTCTCGGCATGTCGGGACCAATGGCGGGACGGCGGCCGGACTCGTGGGCAGCTACGAGACCGTCGCGGAGCGCATCCGCGCCTTCCATGCGGCCGGCATCGCGCTGTTCATGCTGCAATTCCAGCCCTTCGAGGCGGAGATGCGCCGCTTCGCCGAGCAGGTGATCCCCCGCATCCGCTGA